A genome region from Candidatus Omnitrophota bacterium includes the following:
- a CDS encoding bifunctional precorrin-2 dehydrogenase/sirohydrochlorin ferrochelatase yields MMIKYYPVNLALRNKKCVVIGAGQVAFRKAKRILEYGGRVWVIGEKIAPQLRRLVEKKGIVFKNKRADLKDLCGAFLVIAATGDRKLNARICAYCLRKNILVNVVDSPKDCNFILPSVLRRGSLTISVSTNGVSPALAKKIRQDIQQRFGSEYAKLLRLMKDIRPQALKEIKNPRIRNLLFKRMLQPEILSLLKKNKEQKARKRIKKGLKILLGAKGVMSKKEGVGWI; encoded by the coding sequence ATGATGATTAAATATTATCCTGTAAATCTGGCGTTAAGGAATAAAAAATGCGTGGTAATTGGCGCCGGGCAAGTTGCGTTCCGTAAGGCTAAGCGAATTTTAGAATATGGGGGGCGCGTTTGGGTAATTGGTGAAAAGATAGCGCCGCAGCTGAGAAGATTAGTTGAGAAGAAGGGAATTGTATTTAAGAATAAAAGAGCTGATTTAAAGGATCTGTGTGGCGCGTTTTTGGTGATTGCCGCTACTGGCGATAGAAAATTAAACGCTCGGATTTGCGCTTATTGCCTGAGAAAAAATATCTTAGTTAATGTGGTAGATTCGCCTAAGGATTGTAATTTTATTCTGCCTTCGGTTCTAAGAAGAGGAAGTTTGACTATAAGCGTATCCACCAATGGGGTAAGTCCGGCGCTAGCCAAAAAAATCCGGCAGGATATCCAACAGAGGTTTGGTTCTGAATATGCTAAATTATTGCGTTTGATGAAGGATATCCGTCCTCAGGCTTTGAAAGAAATAAAAAACCCGCGAATCAGAAACCTCCTTTTTAAAAGGATGTTACAACCGGAAATACTAAGCCTTCTTAAAAAAAATAAAGAGCAGAAAGCAAGAAAGAGAATAAAGAAAGGTTTAAAGATTTTATTAGGAGCTAAGGGGGTTATGAGCAAGAAAGAAGGTGTGGGGTGGATTTAG